From a single Okeanomitos corallinicola TIOX110 genomic region:
- the cobO gene encoding cob(I)yrinic acid a,c-diamide adenosyltransferase — MINDTPEELNSDPEISRLIDEVMSSSLNDEQYRKKMQRRKEIQDKRISEAKPEKGLIIVNTGNGKGKTTAALGMVMRSLGHGYKVAIVQFIKGAWEPSEKRVFSHWPDQLEFHAMGEGFTWETQDRDRDLDKASAAWDKSLEFILNPEFKLVLLDEVNIAIKLGYLQVEQVLAGLEQKPADKHVILTGRGAPPALIEKADLVTEMTLIKHPFKDQGIKAQAGIEY; from the coding sequence ATGATCAACGACACACCAGAGGAATTAAATTCTGATCCAGAAATTTCCCGTTTAATAGATGAGGTCATGTCATCATCCCTCAATGATGAACAATACCGCAAAAAGATGCAGCGCCGTAAGGAAATCCAGGATAAACGCATATCTGAAGCTAAACCGGAAAAAGGGTTAATTATAGTTAATACTGGCAACGGTAAAGGTAAAACTACTGCGGCTTTGGGTATGGTAATGCGATCGCTTGGCCATGGATACAAAGTAGCAATCGTCCAATTTATTAAAGGTGCTTGGGAACCCTCCGAAAAACGGGTTTTTAGTCATTGGCCAGATCAATTAGAATTTCACGCTATGGGTGAAGGTTTTACCTGGGAAACACAAGACAGAGATCGGGATCTAGATAAAGCTAGTGCTGCTTGGGACAAATCACTAGAATTTATTCTGAACCCAGAGTTTAAACTGGTGCTTTTAGATGAAGTTAATATTGCTATTAAACTTGGTTACTTACAAGTTGAACAAGTATTAGCAGGTTTAGAGCAAAAACCAGCAGATAAGCACGTAATACTAACAGGTAGAGGCGCACCACCAGCTTTAATTGAAAAGGCTGATTTAGTCACGGAAATGACTTTAATTAAGCACCCTTTCAAGGATCAAGGCATAAAAGCCCAAGCGGGAATTGAATATTAA